A part of Terriglobia bacterium genomic DNA contains:
- a CDS encoding ATP-binding protein: protein MSSFPNLADVLGKINDGVGVFGAGGEVAFVNEKAAQLLEARDDQFQAKIKAAFSDAAARRFEHFHTGINRWFEHQAYPSESGGLTMISRDITSRHRMEEALRASEERFRRIIDSNIIGVIVVEGGVVTEANDVFLRMVGHSRTDLVTRQLNWHQMTPPECDAADAEARSELEAAGVFAPYEKEFFRKDGSRVPALMTGVAINAAPEALETLCLAMDLSERRRAEERVRSIAECSKILAASLECEKTLPEVAEFIAAKLADTCVVFLREGGQVRRIATACKLPLAPAGPLDAEVNSVLATGESCITASPVSRVISPIIAGNEVCGALAVSCAKPGAFDDEDLHLFDELGRRAGLALENARMFHEMQLANRLKDEFVAIVSHELRTPLTPILGGVYMMRTEPQDPAVVTKALELIERNAKTQARIVDDLLDVSRALNGKLRLNIEPVDLPVIIHAAVETVSPASQAKGIRIETRFESLSGGLSGDADRLQQVFWNLLANAVKFTPNKGRIGVMLKEDTGHAEVRINDTGIGIEAAFLPHVFDKFRQADTSRTRPHGGLGLGLAIVRHLVESHGGTVEALSSGDDQGSTFIVRLPLHKSARAAVK from the coding sequence ATGTCATCTTTCCCAAACCTCGCGGATGTGCTCGGGAAAATCAACGATGGCGTAGGCGTATTCGGGGCCGGCGGAGAAGTTGCCTTCGTGAACGAGAAAGCGGCGCAGCTGCTCGAAGCCCGCGACGACCAATTCCAGGCCAAAATCAAGGCTGCTTTCAGCGACGCGGCGGCGCGGCGGTTCGAGCATTTTCACACCGGGATCAACCGCTGGTTCGAGCATCAGGCGTATCCCAGCGAGAGCGGCGGCCTGACCATGATCTCGCGGGACATCACCTCCCGTCATCGAATGGAAGAAGCGCTTCGGGCAAGCGAGGAGCGCTTTCGCCGGATCATCGACTCGAACATCATCGGGGTCATCGTCGTCGAAGGCGGCGTCGTCACCGAAGCGAACGATGTTTTCCTCAGGATGGTGGGCCATAGCCGCACCGACCTCGTCACACGGCAGCTGAACTGGCACCAGATGACTCCCCCGGAATGCGACGCGGCCGATGCCGAAGCCCGCAGCGAACTTGAGGCGGCGGGCGTTTTTGCGCCCTACGAAAAGGAGTTTTTCAGAAAAGACGGAAGCCGTGTCCCGGCACTGATGACCGGGGTGGCCATAAACGCCGCGCCGGAAGCGCTTGAAACTCTCTGTCTCGCCATGGATCTTTCCGAAAGGCGGCGGGCGGAGGAACGGGTCCGCTCGATTGCCGAATGCAGCAAAATCCTGGCCGCTTCTCTGGAGTGCGAAAAGACGTTGCCGGAGGTCGCGGAATTCATCGCGGCGAAACTCGCGGATACCTGTGTCGTTTTTTTACGGGAAGGCGGCCAGGTACGCCGCATCGCTACGGCTTGTAAACTGCCACTCGCACCAGCCGGCCCGCTGGACGCCGAAGTGAACAGTGTGCTGGCCACGGGCGAATCCTGCATCACCGCCTCGCCGGTTTCGCGCGTGATTTCGCCCATCATCGCCGGGAATGAGGTCTGCGGGGCGCTCGCGGTCAGTTGCGCAAAGCCGGGAGCATTCGATGACGAGGATCTTCATCTCTTTGACGAGCTGGGCAGGCGGGCGGGACTGGCACTCGAGAACGCGCGAATGTTCCACGAGATGCAACTGGCAAATCGTTTGAAGGATGAGTTCGTCGCCATCGTGTCGCATGAATTGCGGACTCCATTGACGCCGATTCTGGGCGGCGTTTACATGATGCGCACCGAACCGCAGGACCCGGCCGTCGTCACCAAGGCGCTGGAGCTCATCGAGCGGAATGCAAAAACTCAAGCCAGGATCGTCGATGATCTTCTGGACGTGTCGCGCGCCCTCAACGGAAAGTTGCGATTGAATATCGAGCCTGTCGATCTTCCAGTGATTATTCACGCTGCCGTTGAGACAGTCAGCCCCGCGAGCCAGGCCAAAGGCATTCGTATCGAAACGCGATTCGAATCGCTGTCCGGCGGGCTTTCAGGCGATGCGGACCGCCTGCAGCAGGTGTTCTGGAATCTCCTGGCAAACGCCGTAAAGTTCACACCCAACAAGGGGCGGATCGGAGTCATGTTGAAGGAAGACACGGGCCATGCCGAAGTGCGCATCAACGACACAGGCATCGGCATCGAGGCGGCTTTCCTGCCGCACGTCTTCGATAAGTTCCGCCAGGCGGACACCTCTCGAACCCGGCCGCATGGAGGTCTGGGGCTCGGACTCGCCATCGTCCGGCATCTGGTCGAATCCCACGGAGGCACGGTTGAGGCGCTCAGCTCCGGCGACGACCAGGGCTCGACCTTCATTGTCCGCCTGCCTCTGCACAAAAGCGCCCGCGCAGCAGTGAAGTAA